A stretch of DNA from Chlamydiota bacterium:
TTCTACAATCATGTAAGCACCCGTTGCAGTGACTTCCCAAAGATCTTGAGTTGTCCCTGTTCTGGCTCCATCTTCATCAGAAAACCATTCACCTCTGAGGGCTGCATACATCCGCTCATTGATGTCATATTTTGCGATACCCGAAAAACCCTGCCATGCACCATCAAAACGGCTGACGACGATGCTGTTACCCAATGCATCTTCACCTATAACAGGGATAGAATCTTCAGAACCGTAGTCATAGTTCAAAAGAAAGGTCAACTGAGGAACAGGCTCAGGCTTGACAGTCAAAACGGCGTCAATAACCCATCGCATGTTGCTATTCTCATTTTCTTGTTCAGGGCCCACGATTCCGTTGATTCCCAATGTAAACCACTTCCAAGGACCGAGTGTTAAATTTCCTAGAAAAGTTTTTCCTTCATTGTTATCTTCAATATTATCCCACCCATTCACCACACCTGCAGTGAGGCTGACCATATCACAAAAGGTCTTGCTTCCTGTAATACCTGTGTGGGTGAAAGGAATAGCAAATCCAAACAAATAGGAACGAGAAAAGTTCCAATTGTCCCAAGGCTCAATCACTTCTGCGCCAAGAAGGGTCACAAATTTACCCGCTTTGAGGGAAACCCCTTCAATCCAAGGGAAATCATAGGTGATATAGGCTTGCCGAACATCGAGGTCATCCCTTGTTGTTCCTGCGGCCGTGATGACTTCGGCTGTTTCCAGGAAGGCCAAATCTACACGACCTCCTAGGCCGGTTTCTTGAGAATGTTTGGCTACTCCAATTTCAACCAGTTCAACATTGGCTGAATTAGCTGCAGTGTCAAACACTCGGAGAGCATTTTTGGAATCATCTGGAGCATCAAAATTCCATACGGAACTTGTGGAGATTCCACCACTGATTTCAATTCCACCCACAATTGGAGCAACAGCAGAAGCCTGAGCTGGCTTTTCTTCCGCAACTTGCGCTTCCAATTGCTTTACACGCTGTTCCAACCATTCAACCTTCTGTGAGACTGCCTCATCCGTCATTGCACTTTGAGCATGAATCGGACAATAAATAAGTGCCACAGAAGCCACCGAAACAACTGCTAAGAACTTTCTCATTACCCCCTCCTTAATTAATTTCATCATTAACTAACCTAACAACACATGTATTCGCCTCCAAATAGTAGAAGCAAAAAGCATGCCCAAAATAAAAACAAGATCACAGATCAATTTTTGCGAGTCAAACTCGTGTTAAAAATTGGTCATGCTGATCAAAATCAAATCGTTCAAACACGTTCACAACTAGACTTTGAACGGAGAAAAATTTAAGATAATCACTAAAAGAAATCAAGAAAATAATTTTAACTGTAAAGCCAATTTAGAAATGTCACCTTTCTACCAAAGTAGAAATGGACAAAGTTCGATAGATTTTTATTTTATTTAGACAGTGGATTTTTTACAATGGAGCTCATGTATTTGTCATTTTATGGTTTGACAGAAAATCCGTTCAACATTACCCCAGACCCAAGTTTCCTTTTCTTGAGCCGGAGGCATGAAGAGGCCCTTGCTGCTTTAACTTATGGGATTCATTCAAAAAAAGGGTTTATTGAGATGACGGGGGAGGTGGGATCAGGAAAGACGACGCTGTGTCGTTCTCTTCTCAATCGCCTGGACACTTCCGTTAAGACAGCATTAATTTTAAATCCTCACCTTTCAGATCTTCAAATGTTAAGAACGATTACAGAGGATTTTGGGATCAAGTTAAAGAGTCAGAATAAAAAAGATCTTTTTGATGGTCTGAATCAGTTTCTTTTAGAAGAGCTTTCATTGGGTCATAATGTTGTTTTAATTATTGATGAAGCGCAAAATTTGAGACCCGCACTTTTAGAGCAGGTTCGAATTTTATCGAATTTAGAAACGGATAAAGCAAAATTATTACAGATTATTTTAGTGGGACAACCTGAGCTTCATGAGATTTTATCTCGACCTTCTTTGAGACAACTTCGGCAACGAATTTCCGTTCGTTACCATTTAACTCCCTTAAGTCTTTCTGAAACGGATGAATATATTCAACATCGATTGAAGGTGGCAAGTGCAAATCTGTTTTTGAAATTTTATCCTGAGGCCGTGGAGTTGATTTTTCAATATTCTAAAGGAATTCCAAGATTAATTAATATTGTATGTGATCATGTGCTATTAGCAGGGTATGTGGCGCAAACTCTTGATATCACTCGTTTTCTGGTTCAAGAGTCGATTGAGGAAATTGAAGGGATGGTTAAAATATAAAGACAGGTCGAAGGTCGAAGGAAAAGAGGGACGATGGACGAGGGAAGCAAAAAGCTTAAAAACTGGTGACTGGAGAACAGGGATATGAGCATTATTAATGAGGCACTTAAGAAGGCGACAATCAAAGGGGAAGGTATCAAGGTTTCTCTTCCGGGAAGTCCTGTCACAAAGTTGAAAGAGAATATTTTGCAAAATAGGATTATCCAAGGGGAGAGGCCTTCTCTTGTTACAAGTCGTTCAAGATATTCTGGGATTCGAAGAATTTTCTTTTTTTTAGGGTTGTTTTGTTGTTTGGCTTTACTGGGATTCAGTTTAGGGTATTATCTTAAAGTCCATCCTTTGCAAGTCAAAGGACCTGTGACTCAAAAAAAAGACCCTCCATCTTCCGAAATAAAACTTCAGCCCATTTCTTCAGATTTGAAGTCTGTTCTTCCTCTTAGCATTGCTCAAACAGAAATTAAACAGGAATCAATGGAACCCGCTAAGAAAAGTTTTCTTTCGCCCAAAGAAAGGTCAAGAGATACAGAATTTTTTGTAAGTCTAGATTCTGAAAAAAAACATTCTTCCACGTCCCATCTTAAACAAAAATTTCCGAAAATAGAGCTTACAGGAATCATGATGGAGACTCCGCCTCAAGCGTTGGTCAATGGCCAATTTGTTGGGGAGGGGGATCGAGTGGCTGAGGGCGTTACGGTTCTCAAAATTGAAGCCGATCATGTGACGTTGAGTCGTAACGGCCATCCGTTTAAGAAATGGATCAATTGAAGGGTATTCTGTCACCTCGCCTGTCTCGCCTGTCGCCGGTCTCCTGTGGCCTGTCTCTGGCGACGGGTGACCGGCGACTGGTGACTGGTAATATGAATGATCATCCACTTGAAATTCCTTCAAAAAATTCTGAACTTCAATTTCAAAAGATTTTGGAATAGAGGCTTCATTGATTGAACAGGCTTTTCGCATTCTAAAAGAGAAAGGTGGAAGGTTCATTGGAATCCGTTTGCTTCTCCTCCCAACAGCTTCAAGATTTCTCCCGCGATGGTTTTCTAATTGTACGTGAAATGTTTTCTCATGGAGAAATTTCTAATTTGGTTTCTTGGACGGAGCTCTTGGAGAATTATCCAGAGGTGCCGGGTCAGCACATGATGTATTTTGAGAAAAGTCTTTTAAATCCTGAAAAAAGGATTTTGAATCGCATTGAGAATTTTATTCCCTATCACACTGGTTTTAGGGAGTTTTTTATAAAAGGGAAAATGCTTCAATCTGTTTCAGAGCTTTTCGGTGCTTCTGCTGTTCTTTTCAAGGATAAAATTAATTTTAAACTGCCGGGCGGGGATGGTTTTAAGCCTCATCAGGACCAGCAGGCGGGATGGAGTATTTACGCCTCTTTGTTTATAACGGTATTGGCTTGTATTGATGAGGCCACTCTGGAAAATGGTTGTCTAGAATTGGTTAAGGGTTTCCACAAAAAGGGATTGATCGGAAAAGAATGGCAACCTCTTTTAGAAGAAGAAATGGCCGCCATGACATTTGTTCCCTATCCGACTCAACCTGGAGATGTCATTTTTTTTGATTCGTATGTTCCTCATGCCTCAGGTCCCAATTTGTCTAAGAAAAAACGTCGGGTTCTTTATGTGACGTACAACCGTTTATCTGAAGGAAACCATCGGACTCGTTATTACGAAGATAAACGCAAAAATTACCCCCCGGATTGTGAAAGGATTCAAGGTAAAGAATATGTTTTTCGGGTTTAGTGATGGGTCATGACAACCGCAGTGGTTTTTTTTGAAAACGCTCAGTTATTAAGCGAGATTTTCTTAGGCCTTCCGCTTTGGAAACGGGCGATACTCACTTGCCAAAAAGTAGGCTTCAACCATTTTACATTGGTTGGAAAGGATAGGAAATTTTTAGATTCTGTTATTCTAGAGATCAGAAAAGACCGGCGTTTTCACGCTCATGTTGAGATTGCTGTGAGAGAGGAGAAAGAAATAAAAGGGGAGGGATCTATATCTGTGGATGCCTCGAGTGTTTTTACGGAGGATTTGATTTCTAAGGTTTTAGAAGGGAGGGAAGAAATCCCTCAACATTTCGTTATTCAAATTAAAACGCCTTCAGACTTTAAGAAGGCTCGAAAATACTTGTTTCGGTGGATGCGTTCAAGACAAGTCAGTTTTTTGGATCGCTGGATAAATTCAGCCGTCTCTTTACAGATCACGCGTTTTCTTCTTAAAACATCGCTGACGCCCAATCAAATCACTTTGTTGACCTTTCCTTTTGCTTGTTTGGCCTATTATTTTTTATCGCAAGGAAGTTACTGGAAAACACTTCTAGGGGTTGGAAATCTGGTGGCAACGGCCATTCTAGATTGCTGTGACGGAGAGGTGGCACGTCTCAAATTTCAAGTGTCCGTAGGGGGTGATCGACTTGATCTTGCGATGGATCATGGGGTCAATCTGGCGGCCTTTGCGGGCCTAACGATCGGTTATGCTCAGTCCCATCCTGAAATGGCCAAGGTGCTTTTTTGCTTTATCTTCTTGGGCTCTCTTTGGGTTTTCGCCGTAACCTATCTTCCCCATCCGAGCCAAAAAGGGGAGGCTTTTGAAGGAACGATTTTTAAAAAACTCATTATGCGTTTGATCAATCGGGATTTTATTTATTGTATTCTTGTTTTAGCTTTTTTTGGAAATGCTTATTGGTTTCTTTGGCTGGCCGCTATAGGTTCGAATGTTTTTGCTGGAATTCTTTCTTGGGCAAGATTTATAAAACATCACACAAGACCGTAGATTATCTTTTTCGCTGGTGTGGAATAAAAGTCGAGGTAGATTTGATGGTGGTTTGTAGATGGAATGTTTGTTGGAAAATTGGCGTGTGAGCCGAGTCTGCCTCCTCCCGCTTGGTACGTATCAATGCTGATACATTGCTGAGCGTAAATTATATTGAAAGCTTGAGGGAAATTTAATATATTGGCCAGACTATTACCCAATTCGAAACCTTTATTTTTTGAAGGAGGAAAGCAGTGAAAATGTCTAAATCATTTTTTCTCAGTTTGACCCTGGCGGGTTTATTGATCGATATCAGTGAGGCGGCAACGATTACGGGGAAGGTGAGCCTTGAGGGGATTCCTCCCACTCAAGAGGCCATTGAGATGGATGCGGATCCCGCTTGCAAAATGCAACATTCCGAAGATGTTTTTACAGAAAAAGTTGTGGTGAATGGAAATGGGACTTTAAAAAATGTGCTTATTTATGTCAAAGAAGGTTTAGGGGATAAAACCTTTCCTCTTCCGACTGAGCCAGTGACTTTGGATCAAAAGGGCTGTCAATATCATCCTCATATTTTTGGTGTGCGGGCGGGTCAGACTCTAAAGATTGTCAACAGCGATGACACTTTGCATAACGTTCACGGAAAGACTCGAACCGCCTCACTTTTTAATCTGGCCATGCCCTTTAAAGGGCTTGAGCTAGAACAAAAATTTGATCAAGCCGATATGGTAAAATTTGTATGCGAGGTTCATCCCTGGATGAATGCTTATGCAGGTGTTTTTAATCATCCTTTCTTCAGTGTCACAGGTGCTGAAGGGACTTTTGAATTAAAAAATTTGCCGGCAGGAACGTATGTGATCGAGGCTTGGCATGAGAAATTCGGAACGACCACGCAGAGTATAACTGTGGCCGAAGGCGATTCCAAAACAGTTGATTTTACCTTGAAAGCCGCGTAAGCAAGGCCAAATTTTCGATGAGTGCTAAAAGCTCAAAATTGAGGATAAGTTTGATCCTTAGTTTTGGGTTTTTTTGTCATTTCATTTTTCTCTGCTCTGGTTAATTAAATTGACCCGTCGTACTCTTTTTATTACAATGCAATACATGAACATTGTAATGGATGCGGACTGCCTGATTAAGCTAACCAAAGCAAAGTTGAAGGAGCTTGTCTGTAAAAATTTTAAGGTTGTTATTCCTCAGGTTGTAAAAGAAGAGGTCGTGGACCATGCTCTGGCTTATCCGGATGCCATGGTCATTCAAGAAAACTTAGAGAAGAATTTATTGACGATTTCAAAAGGTCCTGTTTCCTTAAAAAAAAGGGAAGAGGCTGTTCTAAAAATTTATCAGCGAGGGAAGTTTGATGCTATTGGAAGCGATGATAAAAGATTTATCAAGAAACTGCAGCTTCTCAATATTCCTTATATCCCCCCGGCCGTTTTTATTGTTCTTTTGGTCAAGCGAAGGCAAATCGCTTTGAAAGTTGCCCAGATATTTTTGGATGC
This window harbors:
- a CDS encoding general secretion pathway protein GspB, which encodes MSIINEALKKATIKGEGIKVSLPGSPVTKLKENILQNRIIQGERPSLVTSRSRYSGIRRIFFFLGLFCCLALLGFSLGYYLKVHPLQVKGPVTQKKDPPSSEIKLQPISSDLKSVLPLSIAQTEIKQESMEPAKKSFLSPKERSRDTEFFVSLDSEKKHSSTSHLKQKFPKIELTGIMMETPPQALVNGQFVGEGDRVAEGVTVLKIEADHVTLSRNGHPFKKWIN
- a CDS encoding carboxypeptidase regulatory-like domain-containing protein; translated protein: MSKSFFLSLTLAGLLIDISEAATITGKVSLEGIPPTQEAIEMDADPACKMQHSEDVFTEKVVVNGNGTLKNVLIYVKEGLGDKTFPLPTEPVTLDQKGCQYHPHIFGVRAGQTLKIVNSDDTLHNVHGKTRTASLFNLAMPFKGLELEQKFDQADMVKFVCEVHPWMNAYAGVFNHPFFSVTGAEGTFELKNLPAGTYVIEAWHEKFGTTTQSITVAEGDSKTVDFTLKAA
- a CDS encoding phytanoyl-CoA dioxygenase family protein; its protein translation is MFSHGEISNLVSWTELLENYPEVPGQHMMYFEKSLLNPEKRILNRIENFIPYHTGFREFFIKGKMLQSVSELFGASAVLFKDKINFKLPGGDGFKPHQDQQAGWSIYASLFITVLACIDEATLENGCLELVKGFHKKGLIGKEWQPLLEEEMAAMTFVPYPTQPGDVIFFDSYVPHASGPNLSKKKRRVLYVTYNRLSEGNHRTRYYEDKRKNYPPDCERIQGKEYVFRV
- a CDS encoding porin — its product is MRKFLAVVSVASVALIYCPIHAQSAMTDEAVSQKVEWLEQRVKQLEAQVAEEKPAQASAVAPIVGGIEISGGISTSSVWNFDAPDDSKNALRVFDTAANSANVELVEIGVAKHSQETGLGGRVDLAFLETAEVITAAGTTRDDLDVRQAYITYDFPWIEGVSLKAGKFVTLLGAEVIEPWDNWNFSRSYLFGFAIPFTHTGITGSKTFCDMVSLTAGVVNGWDNIEDNNEGKTFLGNLTLGPWKWFTLGINGIVGPEQENENSNMRWVIDAVLTVKPEPVPQLTFLLNYDYGSEDSIPVIGEDALGNSIVVSRFDGAWQGFSGIAKYDINERMYAALRGEWFSDEDGARTGTTQDLWEVTATGAYMIVEGLWGRLEYRHDESDATPFLDGSTATDTMNTLSTELLYRF
- a CDS encoding AAA family ATPase, whose product is MYLSFYGLTENPFNITPDPSFLFLSRRHEEALAALTYGIHSKKGFIEMTGEVGSGKTTLCRSLLNRLDTSVKTALILNPHLSDLQMLRTITEDFGIKLKSQNKKDLFDGLNQFLLEELSLGHNVVLIIDEAQNLRPALLEQVRILSNLETDKAKLLQIILVGQPELHEILSRPSLRQLRQRISVRYHLTPLSLSETDEYIQHRLKVASANLFLKFYPEAVELIFQYSKGIPRLINIVCDHVLLAGYVAQTLDITRFLVQESIEEIEGMVKI
- a CDS encoding CDP-alcohol phosphatidyltransferase family protein; the encoded protein is MTTAVVFFENAQLLSEIFLGLPLWKRAILTCQKVGFNHFTLVGKDRKFLDSVILEIRKDRRFHAHVEIAVREEKEIKGEGSISVDASSVFTEDLISKVLEGREEIPQHFVIQIKTPSDFKKARKYLFRWMRSRQVSFLDRWINSAVSLQITRFLLKTSLTPNQITLLTFPFACLAYYFLSQGSYWKTLLGVGNLVATAILDCCDGEVARLKFQVSVGGDRLDLAMDHGVNLAAFAGLTIGYAQSHPEMAKVLFCFIFLGSLWVFAVTYLPHPSQKGEAFEGTIFKKLIMRLINRDFIYCILVLAFFGNAYWFLWLAAIGSNVFAGILSWARFIKHHTRP